The window ATTGAATCGGTTTAGTAGTTTCGCGGTAAAGCGTCAGACTATTAATTTCACATTTGTGCACAAATTATACATTACATTCGAAaacttatttaagtaagtacggTCGTATTCTCGCACagtaaaatatacttaaaattaaactatttaATGTCAATATGATGTGGATAATAACAtagataataatattaacattcAGTTGTTACTTAAACGTGTCGGGGAAGGCAGGCAGAACAACCAAAACCCAAGCTTAAATCAAATAGATTACACTGCAAAAATAAAGAGTCACTGTAATGCACTATACAAGTTATTCCGTAGCGACTATTTCATTTGGCGGCCAGCTACACCGCTAGCGAAACGAACACCAAACTACTTCAAACTGAACGACGTAAGCAATAGGCTCAAATTCTATTAATATCAGTGTCTATGTGTTATCTCAACACACCGTGCGGCCTGCTCGTGTAGTAGTAAGTTGTGAACACGTGCTAGGGTGCGTGAGCGGGTAGCGTTAGCAAACTCAGCAgcataaacaaaataataatatggtggcccaaaaatacgttgacatttttttttacttaggcgtattgttgataattttaacaaatgtTTGTATGTATCAAAGCTAAAAGACAATATCATGAATATGCCTAATAcgttttgttttaataaaataactctttgtcaacgtatttttgggccacAAACCACCACGTCTAAGTTATTttactcaatttttaaatatctatTTCCAGCTTTTTGATAAAGAGAAACATAATGTAGGATTCCAGgttgcaaaatatttttcattcaagtAGGCGTCATTGAAAagtcataatacataataatattaagcTAGTTATCAGAGCAATTGTGAGAtgttaatataatttttctttaaATATGTTGAATTGTTATACAaaagttaattttaataatacattttgACTTGTGTAATATCCAAAGTATGTGTTTATTTTCCCTTTGATTCCATTATAAAACTAAACCAATTTTAATAAGACCTATAGACTCAACGGCGGTTGCTCATTTTTTTCGGCTCCTTTTGGTCGCAGCCGGTAAATTACTAAGGGATTAAGGAGGAATATGTGGTTAATGAAAGATGAGTTTAATtcaagtacttatttatttaattactcaTCCACAAAAGTTGACTCGTCACTGTCGCTCGCTTCACTAGCGTCACCTTCAGATTCAGTAGGTTCAGATGCCGTTTCTCCCTCACTTTCGTCTTGCAACATGGCTATGTACACAAATCCCGTGTCAAAGTACTCCATATATTCATTTTCTTTCTTAATCACTGTGTCGCAGGTATTGCGCCATGTATCACAAGTTATGTTTTCAACACCATGGCGAATAATTTTTTCCGTGTAAGCTACATCATGGTCGACGGTAACGATATTGCTTTTAACGGTGTCCCATATGTTCAATATGGCGTGGAGCTCAGGGTGGTGTGGAGGCAGGCGCAGTACTTCGAACCCCTTACTCTTGATGTAGTTATCGATTTTGTATGTAGTAAAAGCTCTTTTGTTCTGTCTTATTATGTCGTATAACTCAATTTGGCGTAAGTTTGCTTCGAAAGATATGTTCTTGGACGACAACCATTCCTCCATTTCAGATTTACTTGCATGCATAGTCGGCAGAGTCTCCACGAAAATGTTATCGAATGATGTGCTGTCTAAGACTACCACAGAACGATCCGGTAAATTTGGTAGCAATTTTTCATCCAGCCATTTTTGGTAAAAATCAAAGTTCTTCTTTGAATAATCATCTCCGCTAAGTGTAAGCGATTGGTAAAGTAAACAAGCGTTCTCAATGAACCCATCTGAAGTTCCCGCGTGTGCTAAAATATATCTAGCTACGTGTGGGGCTCGTGAGCCACATTTAACATTTTTCGTCGTGACGTAACTTTCGTCAGTATAGACGATAGGCCGACCTTGGGAGCGGTATTCAgttatttttttcaaatattgcAATCTGCACATTTGGACGTCATGTCGCTCAATCAAAACTTTTCTACCAGTGTCTGACTTAGTCCACGTGTAGCCCAGTTTTAATAATAGCTTACGAATCGTTGCTAGGCATGCATCGTAACCGATTTGTTCATTTAAGGTCCGTCTCACTTTTTTCAATGTCGGTATTTGTTTAAGTTTGACATAAGAATTACGTATTGAGCTTCGTATGGTATAAGCTATACGTTCGTTGATGTCTACTTTACCGGCTCTCTTTTGTCTGTTTTTGAGTGGTGATGGAAATTTATCAGATCCACTGGGAAGGTTTCTTTCCTCTTGCAATATTTTCTGTACTGTTCTTTGACTTGTGCCCACTGCTTCCGCGGTGCGCCTGGATATGTTGCgcaaatgtgacaaatcacaatgtGGTTCTTTATAAAGTTCCGTGAACTTATATTCATCTTTAAGAAAGTGGAAAACTTTAGCGATGATAGCACGGCCCTGTAATAAACCACaaagtacatattattataaacacAGTTCTTCTACATGCTAATTTAGAGTTAAGAAACCaaattttaaataacaaatCATTTCGTGTCTTCGCGCCACGTAAGTAAACTAGCATAAACATTTAAAACGAAAAAATACCTTACCTCGGCGTGAATTACTTTTCTCCGTTTTCTCTCACTTGCCATGCTGACGGTACTTATACACAACACGGATAATTCAACACTCTGCACTTGCAGCCCCACCGGCGTTTCAGCCGACACTGAACGCCCCGCGCCCGTGCGTACCTACGCCAACATACACAATTTACTTTTGTGTTGTCTTTTACGTTAGAGTACGTTCACTCACACAGCCACCAGTAGCCCGTTTCCTTGAAACAAAATATTCACACATACACACGCAACGCTACCGCCCGGCCGCTACATTTCAAAAAGAACCTTATCGCACCGAATCAAAAGTCATTTTGATTACTCTCACTCATTTTAAAAATCGATCGCTTACACGCGTCGTTATTATTTTGCGGTTCGCAAACCCCATCTAAGCAAACTTGAGTCGTATGTGTCTAGCATAAGGTTGTGATTAATAAAAATAGGTTGTACCTATAATAACTTAGTAGATGCAAAGCGTGGATCGGCCGATCGGTAATTGGGTTCCGTGGATGGCGGTAATTATGACCCTCATTAGGGACCCGTAAAAAGGTTCGTGGAGATAAATCACACGCCTTCGACCTCCATTTTTTCCGGAAATTGGACCTTTGCATAATATTGTCCACTTCGTTACCTTACCTACGTACACCACAGAATAACagctaatagtactaccgtacctACACTTAGGTTTAGTATTACGTATTTTAGACCCAATATGGAGTAATTATATTAGTATATAATT of the Cydia fagiglandana chromosome 17, ilCydFagi1.1, whole genome shotgun sequence genome contains:
- the LOC134672715 gene encoding uncharacterized protein LOC134672715, which gives rise to MASERKRRKVIHAEGRAIIAKVFHFLKDEYKFTELYKEPHCDLSHLRNISRRTAEAVGTSQRTVQKILQEERNLPSGSDKFPSPLKNRQKRAGKVDINERIAYTIRSSIRNSYVKLKQIPTLKKVRRTLNEQIGYDACLATIRKLLLKLGYTWTKSDTGRKVLIERHDVQMCRLQYLKKITEYRSQGRPIVYTDESYVTTKNVKCGSRAPHVARYILAHAGTSDGFIENACLLYQSLTLSGDDYSKKNFDFYQKWLDEKLLPNLPDRSVVVLDSTSFDNIFVETLPTMHASKSEMEEWLSSKNISFEANLRQIELYDIIRQNKRAFTTYKIDNYIKSKGFEVLRLPPHHPELHAILNIWDTVKSNIVTVDHDVAYTEKIIRHGVENITCDTWRNTCDTVIKKENEYMEYFDTGFVYIAMLQDESEGETASEPTESEGDASEASDSDESTFVDE